The DNA sequence agctcaaagCTTACAAAACATacagagggagcgtgacttcattctctgctcaggacgccatcactccactgtatctttacaCAGCAAGTGGTGGTacgctgctatattaatgctctgagtGTTGTATTCAGAACCTTTGCAGACATGAAAACCTGTGTGAAATCTAACCAAACTTGGCCTCTTCTATTCTCTTTGTGGCTTGAAATGCTATGAGGatgtaaaactgtaaaaccCCAAATTAAATAGAGTAGACCATTGTGCTACCAGGTGGATGTTGATGGTTAGAAGAGTGAAGCCCTTTAATCTGTAATTTATTAATCATTaaacattattacattattcaTACTGGTGAACAAGGACCACTTCTACAGAGGGACGTTcacaacatacatattacattattatataCAGTGCAGTGCATTACAGTGGATCGTTATATGTGTATTACCGGGATGGAGGGATGGGGAAAGTGGGAAGGACAGAGGGTtagaggaaaggaggaagggGGGAGGAGTGGTTGGAGGGAGAGGGAGTTGTGATAGTAAGTTGTCTTTTTTattacttcttttcttttttttaaaccacagtACAGTTTGTTCTATAAAAGTTAAACCCATAGAGAGATAGAGTGCCACATTTTCACAGCTACTGTTAGGTGAACCTACTGGAAGTTGACTCTTGTGGGAATATCAAATGAGATACATTTTGTCATGAGATGCTATAGAGAGATGCTATAAAACATTCTAAGATAGTCAACCTCCTTCCAGAGTGCAGAGACCCTGGAGGGTaggccaaaggtcaaaggtcaaagatcagaTCAACGTGCATGCGTGCTGCAGACATTCAGACGTGTTCGGCCATCTAGAAAAACGGCCGACCTCCCTGTTATTTCTCCCTCTATGTTTAGGCATCATTTTTGGTGCTTTCcctttttatatataaaaaatacaaaacataacaGCGAAAAGAATTCCGTTGGTTTTCCCGTTTtctcctttttcatttttccaaaactgttttttgttcgttttcatttcaacatttggttgggttttttttttcccttttctcctcCAGTCACTTACATATTGACAAAGTATACAATATTTTACAACTGAACAAGACTGAAAGATAACATTTGATTTGTCCAATCAGATACAAGGCCCGCATCCTATATCCAATTAGAGAAGTCAACTGGAAGCTAACCAGTAGTAAGCAACACAACAAGCCTATGGTGTGAAGGGAGCTGTCCGATTTCAGCTCTGCATTAACATGAGCACCCGCCCTCGGGCACAGTGGGCTCCGCTGGTTTGTCCAGCTTGATGTCGATCACTGAGAATCATCAGTTAAGGAAAAGTCAGGTGGTTGAGAAGAAAAAGTCAGATAGTATGACCGGTCATGTCACAGTCAAATGCTTGAAATTACAGCACACATGTAACAGGGTAGAGGGCTGGCTGGCACTCAGCTATTGTCTGGTACTTTAAagatcacagaaacaaaaatgaaaacatcaaaatgtttgctttcttcACCTGCACTCGtgccacaaacattttgttGATTAGGGTAACATGTCGGTTTTATCGCACTGAAAGTAAAAATGTGATCTGTGGACTAAATGTATTATAAAACTGTGTTCGACAGAGATATCGGAAATGTGTTACTTCTAGTCAGGGATGTGTGCAGACATTTTAAAGGGGCTGTTTCTTTAAACTGAAGCCCTCCGCCAGCCCCCCCACCTTAATTTTAGGTGTCACCTATCAGCATTTCCCTAAATGGTGTTAAATACGATCATTTTACTAAACACAAATCAGTCTTAAACCTGTAAACTGTTACAGGTATTACAATATTAGTGTAAGTTAAGATAAAGCCAATGTCATTGGTAAACCAGGTTTGAAACAACTATTTTAAAATGCACCTTTTTCTCTGCAGCTATGCCATATTTCATATGCCATATAAGCATTATGCTCCCTACAAATGCAACAACCAAATTATACAAATACTGTGCTTCCCTGACTTTACAGCAACTCAATAATTGCTGTTGAAGCCCAGGAATTAGACCGGATCTAAGCTATATATCTAGTTCTGTATGTAAAAACATAAGGGGTGGGGGGAAAATACCGCACAGTATCGCAGttttttttgtggcaatattgtatcagtACATGGACACAcagtatctttttttaattatatgaATTATCAATATGCAAATACAAACTGAACTTTTGGTAGTCTtccagaataataaaatcaagtGCTTTTTTAGATGCAGGTCGCTGTGATAAAAATGAttaagtgagatgaacagactgaacaaaaaaatcttattagataaaaaagacaaacagattATGACAAAGTTCTTCTTTGATTTGCaataaaaaaggtaataaatcacaacacATATTGCAGTATATGTTATCATAaaactcagcatatcacaaaacCTTTATAAAGTTAACCTAACCAGCATGTTTGTGGACTGTAAACACTCAAACTTCGAACAAAAAGGCTCCAGCAGGTCATTAAGTTCAAAAACCACTGCAGCACTGTGCTGCCGTGAAAATATCATTTGGTCATAGAATGGACAGATATTCTATCAAATGTTCACGTTGTTTCTGCTGCTTGCTTAAATTTTTTGGAATGGTAGCATTGTGCCAACCTCCGTGACAGGGCAGGTTGGCACACATGGACAACACGACTTTAATCATGAATCACCTAATTTTAGAAAACATTATGTGTACGTTAAAACAGTTTTACTGATAGCTTTGACCTTAACCTTTTATTTGCCACTGTCTTGAGTATTTTAACATTAACTATGCCGGAGAAATGCGGCAGAGAGTAAAAAATGTGCCAACcaaccccagtctcccctaaaTATTTTGCATATATGGGGTACCAATAAAATATTTACTTAGCATTTTactgagtaaaaagaaaaaaagcagaagTTTTGACTGTCAAATGGATCTTATATTGGATCCCTGACCTCTTGTCTTATTTCTTTCCACGTATTTGTTTAGTATAGGTACCCAGTAAGCAATACTCCATAATCTAAAGTCAGATACTAGTTGTGTATCTATCATGTTTTCCTGAAttattcacaaatattgataaGTACCTTTCATTTCTATCAGTCCCTCATCCATCCTCCATCACACATCCTCAGTGTCTGTCACCTCCCAGACAACCACTATGTGGTGCTACACCTGTGCATCCTCACTATCCTCCTGGCTCTGTGCGTTTCCTCTCTATTAAGCAAAAAAGGTTTAATGGCTGATGCCTCGGTAGACAGTAGGCTGGGCGGTCTGTTTGTACGAGCGCCAGCAACCACTAAGAGATTAAAAATAAGCTGCCTGTTTCTTGGCCGTGTGGCTCCCGGCACAGTGAGTCACAGTGGCTGTAAAGGATACTGCCTTCAGGATTTGCGTCGTCCAAGCTTTCCATTCCAGGTAGGGCTGCTGCAACCCGACGAAACAGCtaggaggagagaaaaggaggagatgagaggagaggagggatcAGGATGGATGAAGAGAAGATGTATGTGGGGGAGAGCATGCAAGATGGGAAGTAAGAGTAGGAGGGTTTAACATGTGTAAAAATTAATATTACTTTTGTTCTGAATATACTACAGCCCCCTTTTTGAACATATTATGAGTTTTATGTATAAAGTAAATCATTTGATCCAGTAATTAACTACTAAGTTACATCCCAGTTCTGTTTTGAGGAGCTTGTAATGTTCAGTGTGTCGACTGCCTCTTCCTTTTCCTTTGTTTGCTAATTCTGTGCTGCACCCACTAGAGTTTGTTCTGCACACTATCCGCCTTCTGCACACTATCTACCACACTTGTTACCAATTCTTTCCACATATTCTCACATACAAATTGTATCTATTCACGTTGGTGACTCGATCATCTTGGAGGGACACGGGCATGGCAGAAAAGCTGGGAGCAACTGACGCCCAAAATGCAGTGAAATATGGTGAAACTGCAGGGATCACCTGTTTGACATTGCAGCCTGTCTTGGCACTGGTCTCGATGAACATGACGTTCAGCTCTTTGGCTCTCTGCTCTCCTTCCTCGATCATGATTTGcctgcagaaaaaaatcaagcCAGACTCAGCATCACGACGTCGAAGGATAATTTATTCAGCACTGACTTGTTGCTTTTAACGACAGGCTTCCTTTCAGTAAGAAGAATATCTCTCATAGCTGAATGCTGTATCTGACACGCTCACCTCTTCTCTTCCAGATCTGTTTTGTTGCCGACTAGCatgatgatgacatcacttcctctctctgtcctgacATCATCGATCCATTTGCAGGTCTGCTGGAATGAATTCACATCTGTGGAGAACAAACTCTTACTTTAAATCCagtcttttttttgcattaaaatcTCATATACAAATAGTGCTTCTTACTGTGTTTCATGTATGAAAGACGGATCAAAACACACACTACAACGCATACATGCACACAGGTTAAATTAGCAGGTTGCTGCTCACTCGTAATGTCATAGACGACCACAGCTACTGTAGAGTCTCGAATGTAGCTGGGGATGAGACTCCTGAAACGCTCCTGCCCAGCAGTATCCCACAGCTGCAGCCTTACctgcatttacacacacacacacacacacacacacacacacacacacagaaacacacacacacacacacacacacgttcagcAGCTGTTCCAACATTAGCCATCACACTACACACAGACGATACAGATGTAAGGCCTTGTAAGCACACATCCAAAGGGATAAGCCAGTATCAGCTTGTGCGCAGGCTGACAGAGCCATAATATCCTGACTATGAAATAGTATTAATGCTAGCTAAAGCAGATGATCTGTGGGAAAGGCTTTGACTCCTTCGGGCTAGAAAAGCCAACGCTATTACCAGCTGAAATAACCTTAGGATAATCGTGTTAGTCTGTGAAGAGAAGAGTAATTAAGCTAATCAAATCAAAGATTAGTGAAACTAGAGTAGAAATTGGGGCATTCTTATTTAGGGTGTCGACTGGCTACAATGGCATGAGCACAAACACATGAATTCATTTTCACATGTGTATCTACATGCTAACTTTAAATGAAAATCAAGGCTTCCTACTGTTCGGTCTTCCAGGTACATTGTCTTTGATAGGAAGTCTATTCCAATGGTCGCCTGCAGTGGAGAAAGAACAAAGAGGGGGAAACATCATCAGTAAACCCAGACTTTAAAAGCCAAATGTCTCCCTGCACCATCTGTTGTTCTCAGCAGATTGAATGTTGTTTAAATGGGGGAAAGCACAAAAATCCGTtaagtttaaaaacaaagaaaagaaagagaaccAATAAGCACTGAAATTGAGTCAGACTGAAAAACagatttcatttgttttgccCCCGGGGCTCAATCATTTGACTTGTTATGTATCAAACCTCTAAGAAAGGCAAGGGACAGGAAAATCTGTATTCGCTTATTAAGAGCCGAACATTGCTATGCTAACATTTCCTTTTGATAACTGCAGTGACGGCATTcaaattactttattttacatGGACTGTGATTTGTAATTTGTATATCAAGCAGGTATTTAGGGCAGAAAGCTTTCATTGTAACATTATTCAGCTCTTAATCGGTCACTTTTATACCATAGAAGGCTTAAAATATTGTAAACCTACAGTGATTAGTCCCATTATTGTGTTTATTCAAACATCAGAGGATGATTACTGGAGAAattgttaaataaatataaacaaataaaacattgtaTGCAGTAAGAACTCCCATCATCATATCTATGTCTATATTTATAAATTCTTCTTAATTAGTTTCTATGTTTTCTGGTCTGAGTCTCACCTGATATGTGTTGTCGAAACTGTCATACATGAATCTAGTGATGAGAGATGTTTTCCCCACTGGAACAGAGAACAGAGATCAGTTTGTCGTTAAATGTTAATTCAGATCATAAAGAATCATAAATCATCCCCTAAAG is a window from the Epinephelus fuscoguttatus linkage group LG15, E.fuscoguttatus.final_Chr_v1 genome containing:
- the rab6bb gene encoding RAB6B, member RAS oncogene family b; the encoded protein is MSAGGDLGNPLRKFKLVFLGEQSVGKTSLITRFMYDSFDNTYQATIGIDFLSKTMYLEDRTVRLQLWDTAGQERFRSLIPSYIRDSTVAVVVYDITNVNSFQQTCKWIDDVRTERGSDVIIMLVGNKTDLEEKRQIMIEEGEQRAKELNVMFIETSAKTGCNVKQLFRRVAAALPGMESLDDANPEGMIDIKLDKPAEPTVPEGGCSC